The proteins below come from a single Torulaspora delbrueckii CBS 1146 chromosome 5, complete genome genomic window:
- the MRP1 gene encoding mitochondrial 37S ribosomal protein mS43 (similar to Saccharomyces cerevisiae MRP1 (YDR347W); ancestral locus Anc_5.398), translating to MFKRSQGALLRQFSRSYITPSLDHLTQGSPLAGLFSSRGLQNAWFDRADLYTNKLNKFTNQSEETPLETLIYENAQSGVKRHVVNYASLLFNLRFALSCLRGCSQPLPNSNDYDSSELLNTPDLSLKYSNEPLSNGNNALHNAIVSSFGSVVEFRSLLLNSNAAISGDGFTWLVARRSSNSDTDTQIVFDKLFILNTYNAGTPFNFNHSGHLNDLKLQYSKNAPQLENIPEESTFSMSKSVEEAKQTEAYKKVSYIPLLAIDASPKAWLHDYGIFGKQRYLDRVWESIEWNVVESRLPKQAVSYGLF from the coding sequence ATGTTTAAGCGTTCTCAGGGTGCCCTACTCCGCCAATTCAGCCGTTCTTATATCACCCCATCGTTAGATCACTTAACTCAAGGCTCTCCGTTAGCTGGATTGTTCTCATCGCGAGGTTTACAAAATGCTTGGTTTGATAGAGCTGATCTTTATACCAAtaagttgaacaaattcacAAATCAGTCTGAGGAGACTCCATTGGAAACTTTGATATATGAAAATGCACAATCTGGTGTCAAACGTCATGTAGTGAATTACGCTTCGCTACTGTTCAATTTAAGATTCGCACTCTCATGCTTGCGAGGTTGTTCCCAGCCACTGCCTAACAGTAACGACTATGACTCCAGCGAATTGCTCAACACACCAGacctttctttgaaatattccaaTGAGCCATTGTCCAATGGTAACAATGCTTTACACAACGCTATAGTGTCATCATTTGGGTCCGTAGTAGAGTTCAGGTCATTGCTGTTGAATTCAAATGCCGCAATCTCTGGCGATGGGTTTACCTGGCTAGTGGCAAGAAGATCTTCCAACAGTGATACAGATACTCAGATCGTTTTTGATAAATTGTTCATTTTAAACACTTACAACGCTGGTACTCCTTTTAATTTCAACCACAGTGGTCATCtaaatgatttgaaattgcaaTACTCAAAGAACGCACCTCAGTTGGAAAACATCCCGGAAGAATCGACATTTTCCATGTCCAAATCAGTCGAAGAGGCAAAACAAACGGAGGCATACAAGAAAGTATCTTACATACCACTACTGGCTATCGACGCATCACCAAAGGCCTGGCTACATGACTACGGTATCTTTGGTAAGCAGAGATATTTGGATCGCGTATGGGAATCTATCGAGTGGAATGTTGTCGAGTCTAGATTACCGAAACAAGCCGTTTCCTATGGACTTTTCTGA
- the SVF1 gene encoding Svf1p (similar to Saccharomyces cerevisiae SVF1 (YDR346C); ancestral locus Anc_5.397) has protein sequence MLKWIQGGLSAVTGIAEPEYGSDYIHTVTDRVEGKQPFCETTREDFCWLKPDHTNVETVTFYFSDLTTGVVGFAQIIHSNIVGIHTQAQFTFRIFNSKKPDELNLWTSTKLEDFRVEGPNFYAKDLSLELNEEDNEYHFVSQVNEKSTVDLTFTRLTPGCKVGEDPNTYYGDNLEEPWGKMRHVFWPRNSIRGTINLKKPEPTENEEQEEEPQETGKSVYEEQTITFGPNDKAYSMFVMAFQGMKPHHAAKAWNFMYFHSEKHTAVLMEFVTPKSYANTKVTIGILTSDKDILAVTTNNEFSHLDPQIDSVGWNVPQSVSIAYDGFSPEVTDEQVASGDYKKVTAKVEGPLQNLIERIDVMNEIPNFIKTIVSGVAGTKPYIYQYAEDNFTLQVDDQPYEHGVAWTEVTFISESDVITEEAYNES, from the coding sequence ATGTTGAAGTGGATTCAGGGTGGCCTTTCTGCTGTTACTGGTATCGCAGAACCAGAATATGGTAGTGATTACATTCATACTGTTACAGACCGTGTTGAGGGCAAACAACCTTTTTGCGAGACTACACGTGAAGATTTCTGCTGGTTAAAGCCAGATCATACGAATGTGGAGACTGTTACCTTCTATTTTAGTGATTTGACGACCGGAGTGGTTGGTTTTGCTCAGATCATTCACTCAAACATCGTTGGAATCCACACACAGGCACAGTTTACGTTTAGAATCTTTAATTCCAAGAAACCAGATGAGTTGAATCTCTGGACTTCTACTAAACTCGAGGATTTTAGAGTTGAGGGTCCAAATTTCTATGCAAAggatctttctttggagTTAAATGAGGAAGATAATGAATATCATTTCGTATCTCAAGTGAATGAGAAATCTACTGTGGATTTGACGTTTACAAGGCTCACGCCTGGTTGTAAAGTCGGTGAAGATCCAAACACGTACTATGGTGacaatttggaagaaccTTGGGGTAAGATGAGACATGTATTTTGGCCTAGAAATTCTATCCGTGGTACgataaatttgaagaagccaGAGCCAACTGAAAACgaagagcaagaagaagaaccacAAGAGACTGGTAAGAGCGTTTACGAAGAGCAAACCATTACGTTTGGCCCTAATGACAAGGCTTATTCGATGTTTGTGATGGCATTCCAGGGGATGAAACCGCATCACGCTGCAAAAGCTTGGAACTTTATGTATTTCCACTCGGAGAAACATACAGCTGTTCTAATGGAATTTGTTACGCCCAAGTCCTACGCAAACACTAAAGTCACAATCGGGATCCTTACTTCAGATAAAGATATTCTTGCTGTGACTACGAACAACGAATTCAGTCACCTCGACCCACAGATCGATTCTGTCGGTTGGAACGTACCACAGTCTGTGAGTATTGCGTATGATGGGTTCTCCCCAGAAGTCACAGACGAACAAGTAGCCAGCGGAgattacaagaaagttACAGCCAAAGTAGAGGGGCCTTTGCAAAATCTCATTGAGAGAATCGACGTCATGAACGAAATTCctaatttcatcaagacCATCGTATCGGGCGTCGCTGGTACAAAGCCTTACATCTACCAATACGCAGAGGACAACTTTACCCTTCAAGTGGATGATCAGCCGTACGAGCATGGCGTGGCATGGACAGAAGTCACCTTCATATCCGAGTCCGATGTCATTACTGAGGAGGCTTACAACGAATCATAA
- the TDEL0E02280 gene encoding sugar porter family MFS transporter (similar to Saccharomyces cerevisiae HXT5 (YHR096C) and HXT3 (YDR345C); ancestral locus Anc_5.396), producing the protein MSEGQNIAVATSTNSNSNSNSTSIEKTDKAAGYASGGTAADGADLEQFRSHDEGEKDEMTQLVRDADQQAATMKKSDLMFVSLCCVMVAFGGFVFGWDTGTISGFVNQTDWIRRFGSYNQNTGQYYLSDVRTGLLVSIFNIGCAIGGIVLSKAGDLYGRRLGLVFVVVIYTVGILIQICSFDKWYQYFIGRIISGLGVGGITVMSPMLISEVAPKQTRGTLISCYQLMITGGIFLGYCTNFGTKQYDDSTQWRVPLGLCFAWAMFMIGGMLFVPESPRYLVEVGKMEEARRSLARANRCPTESPLVTLELENFQASVEAEKVAGSASWSELITGKPAIFKRTLMGVMIQSLQQLTGDNYFFYYGTTIFRAVGLEDSFETSIVLGVVNFASTFLALYTVDHFGRRKCLLWGCVGMVCCYVVYSSVGVTRLYPNGQDQPSSKGAGNCMIVFACFYIFCFATTWAPMAYVIIAESYPLRIKSKAMAIASASNWLWGFLIGFFTPFITSAINFYYGYVFMGCMVFAFFYVFFFVPETKGLTLEEVNIMYEERVLPWKSASWLPPHRRGADFDADAYTRDDLPFYKRMLRRN; encoded by the coding sequence ATGTCGGAAGGTCAAAATATAGCTGTTGCGACAAGCACtaattcaaattcaaattctaaCTCGACGTCCATCGAGAAGACAGATAAGGCTGCTGGTTATGCCAGTGGTGGGACAGCTGCTGACGGAGCTGATTTGGAGCAGTTTAGAAGTCATGATGAAGGTGAGAAGGATGAGATGACTCAGCTGGTCCGCGATGCGGACCAGCAGGCTGCTACCATGAAGAAGTCTGACCTGATGTTTGTTTCGTTATGTTGTGTTATGGTTGCATTTGGGGGTTTTGTATTTGGTTGGGATACTGGTACTATATCTGGGTTTGTTAACCAGACCGACTGGATTAGACGGTTTGGGTCTTATAACCAAAATACTGGTCAGTACTACTTGTCTGATGTGCGTACAGGTTTGCTGGTTTCGATCTTCAATATTGGGTGTGCCATTGGTGGTATTGTGCTCAGTAAAGCCGGTGACTTGTATGGTAGACGTTTGGGATTGGTTTTCGTTGTGGTCATTTATACCGTTGGTATATTAATTCAAATCTGTTCTTTCGATAAGTGGTACCAGTACTTTATTGGAAGGATTATATCTGGTTTAGGTGTAGGTGGTATTACCGTTATGTCGCCCATGTTGATATCTGAGGTGGCCCCCAAGCAAACTAGAGGTACCCTTATTTCGTGCTACCAGTTGATGATCACTGGTGGTATCTTTTTAGGTTACTGTACCAATTTTGGTACCAAGCAGTATGATGATTCTACGCAATGGAGAGTACCACTGGGTCTGTGCTTTGCCTGGGCTATGTTTATGATCGGTGGTATGTTGTTCGTGCCAGAATCCCCACGTTACTTAGTAGAAGTTGGTAAGATGGAAGAGGCAAGACGTTCGTTGGCTAGAGCCAATAGGTGTCCCACAGAATCTCCATTGGTAACTTTGGAATTAGAAAATTTCCAGGCTTCCGTAGAGGCTGAAAAGGTCGCGGGTAGCGCCAGTTGGTCCGAATTGATCACTGGTAAACCTGCTATCTTCAAGCGTACCCTGATGGGTGTTATGATCCAGTCCTTGCAACAATTGACTGGTGATAACTACTTCTTTTACTACGGTACTACGATTTTCAGAGCAGTCGGGTTGGAGGATTCGTTCGAGACTTCGATCGTTCTCGGTGTAGTCAACTTTGCCTCTACATTCCTTGCATTGTACACTGTGGATCACTTTGGTCGTCGTAAATGTCTACTATGGGGTTGTGTTGGTATGGTCTGTTGTTACGTCGTCTATTCATCCGTCGGTGTCACTAGATTATACCCTAATGGTCAAGATCAACCATCCTCTAAGGGTGCTGGTAACTGTATGATTGTTTTCGCATGTTTCTACATCTTCTGTTTCGCTACCACTTGGGCTCCAATGGCCTATGTGATCATCGCCGAATCCTACCCATTAAGAATCAAGTCCAAAGCAATGGCTATTGCCAGTGCTTCTAACTGGCTATGGGGTTTCTTGATTGGTTTCTTCACTCCTTTCATCACATCCGCGATCAATTTCTATTACGGGTACGTGTTTATGGGCTGTATGGTGTTTGCATTTTTCtatgtcttcttcttcgtcccAGAGACCAAAGGtttgactttggaagaagtgaaCATCATGTATGAAGAACGTGTCTTGCCTTGGAAGTCAGCATCTTGGTTACCTCCACACAGAAGGGGAGCCGACTTTGACGCAGATGCCTACACTAGGGACGACCTCCCCTTCTACAAAAGAATGCTGCGTAGAAATTAA
- the TDEL0E02290 gene encoding sugar porter family MFS transporter: protein MNSTPDLVSPQKSTSSNSNGELESNGSKYMNTPEGKKGEGRDDLSNIKNEPEVPKPDNSRTAYISTCLCCIMVAFGGFVFGWDTGTISGFVNQSDFLRRFGQVNSEGEHYLSKVRMGLIVAIFNVGCAIGGIILSRIGDVYGRRVGLITVVIIYVVGILIQICSFDKWYQYFIGRIISGLGVGGISVLSPMLISEVSPKEMRGAMVSSYQLMITLGIFLGYCCNYGTKTYSDSTQWRVPLGLCFAWALFMIGGMLFVPESPRYLIEAGKHDEARRSLARVNKCPIDSAFTQHEFDLIEASIEEMKAAGSASWGELFTGKPAMCRRTIMGIMIQSLQQLTGDNYFFYYGTTVFKAVGMEDSFETSIVFGIVNFACTALSLYTVDKFGRRKCLLWGCIGMVCCYVVYASVGVTRLWPDGQDQPSSKGAGNCMIVFACFYIFCFATTWAPIAYVIISESFPLRIKSKAMSIASASNWLWGFLIAFFTPFITGAINFYYGYVFMGCMVFAYFYVFFFVPETKGLTLEEVNDMYAEGVLPWKSSGWVPASRRGADYDAEFMLHDDQPFYKRMFGKN from the coding sequence ATGAATTCCACACCTGACTTGGTGAGTCCCCAAAAATCAACGTCTTCGAATTCGAATGGCGAATTGGAATCCAACGGATCCAAATATATGAACACCCCAGAGGGTAAGAAAGGTGAAGGCAGAGATGATCTAAGTAACATCAAAAATGAGCCTGAAGTTCCAAAGCCAGACAACAGTAGGACCGCTTACATTTCCACCTGTCTATGTTGTATCATGGTTGCATTTGGTGGTTTTGTCTTTGGTTGGGATACTGGTACCATTTCTGGTTTTGTTAATCAAtctgatttcttgagaagATTTGGTCAAGTGAACAGTGAAGGTGAACATTATTTGTCCAAGGTTAGAATGGGTTTGATTGTTGCTATTTTCAATGTTGGTTGTGCCATCGGTGGTATTATtttatcaagaattggTGATGTCTACGGTCGTCGTGTTGGTTTGATTACTGTGGTTATTATCTACGTCGTTGGTATTTTGATTCAAATCTGTTCCTTTGACAAATGGTACCAATATTTCATTGGTAGAATCATTTCTGGTCTTGGTGTTGGTGGTATTTCTGTCTTGTCTCCAATGTTGATTTCTGAAGTGTCTCCAAAGGAAATGAGAGGTGCTATGGTTTCCAGTTACCAATTGATGATCACTTTAGGTATCTTTTTGGGTTACTGTTGTAACTACGGTACCAAGACTTACAGCGATTCCACTCAATGGAGAGTTCCATTAGGTCTATGTTTCGCTTGGGCTTTGTTCATGATTGGTGGTATGCTCTTCGTTCCAGAATCTCCACGTTACTTGATTGAAGCCGGTAAGCACGATGAAGCTAGACGTTCTTTGGCTAGAGTTAACAAATGTCCAATTGACTCTGCTTTCACTCAGCATGAATTTGACTTGATCGAGGCctccattgaagagatgaaaGCTGCCGGTTCTGCTAGCTGGGGTGAACTTTTCACCGGTAAGCCAGCTATGTGCAGACGTACTATCATGGGTATTATGATTCAATCTTTGCAACAATTGACTGGTGATAACTACTTCTTTTACTACGGTACTACCGTTTTTAAGGCTGTTGGTATGGAAGattcttttgaaacttCTATTGTCTTCGGTATTGTCAACTTTGCTTGTACTGCTTTGTCTCTTTACACTGTTGACAAGTTTGGTCGTCGTAAGTGTCTACTATGGGGTTGTATTGGTATGGTCTGTTGTTATGTCGTTTATGCATCTGTCGGTGTCACTAGATTATGGCCAGATGGACAAGATCAACCATCTTCCAAGGGTGCTGGTAACTGTATGATTGTTTTCGCATGTTTCTACATCTTCTGTTTCGCTACCACTTGGGCTCCAATTGCATACGTTATCATCTCTGAATCTTTCCCATTGAGAATCAAGTCCAAGGCTATGTCCATTGCAAGTGCTTCTAACTGGCTATGGGGTTTCTTGATTGCTTTCTTCACTCCATTCATTACTGGTGCCATTAACTTCTACTACGGTTACGTCTTTATGGGTTGTATGGTCTTTGCTTACTTCTacgtcttcttctttgttccAGAAACTAAGGGtttgactttggaagaagttaacGACATGTACGCTGAAGGTGTTCTACCATGGAAATCTTCAGGCTGGGTCCCAGCCTCTAGAAGAGGTGCTGACTATGATGCTGAATTCATGTTGCATGATGACCAACCATTTTACAAGAGAATGTTTGGTAAGAACTAA
- the TDEL0E02300 gene encoding sugar porter family MFS transporter (similar to Saccharomyces cerevisiae HXT6 (YDR343C) and HXT1 (YHR094C); ancestral locus Anc_5.395) — protein MSTQENTPVGHLTPRASGSHSVLSTPSNKAERDDAKDLNSMAAPEPAIDIPKRPASSYVGVSILCLMIAFGGFVFGWDTGTISGFVNLSDFLKRFGQRNSANTYLSKVRMGLIVSIFNIGCAIGGLVLSKIGDVYGRRIGLVAVTVIYVVGILIQICSFDKWYQYFIGRIISGLGVGGIAVLSPMLISEVSPKQIRGTLVSCYQLMITLGIFLGYCTNYGTKTYDDSTQWRVGLGLCFAWAIFMIAAMFFVPESPRYLVEVGNFEEAKRSLSRSNKVSVDDPALLAELDAISAGVEAERLAGNASIGELFSTKTKVFQRLIMGVMLQSLQQLTGDNYFFYYGTTIFKSVGLKDSFQTSIIIGVVNFFSTFVGIYCIERFGRRTCLLWGAASMVCCFVVFASVGVTKLWPEGPSHQDISSKGAGNCMIVFTMFFIFCFATTWAGGCYVIVSESFPLRVKSKGMAIATGANWLWGFLISFFTPFITGAINFYYGYVFMGCLVFSFFYVFFFVPETKGLTLEEVNTMWLEGVLPWKSASWVPPDRRGADYNAEEMAHDDKPMYKRLFSRN, from the coding sequence ATGTCTACTCAGGAAAATACACCTGTTGGTCATTTGACTCCAAGAGCTTCCGGATCTCATTCCGTTTTATCCACTCCATCTAACAAGGCTGAAAGAGATGATGCTAAGGATTTGAACTCTATGGCTGCTCCAGAACCAGCCATTGATATCCCAAAGAGAccagcttcttcttacGTTGGTGTCTCCATTTTGTGTCTAATGATCGCTTTCGGTGGTTTTGTCTTTGGTTGGGATACTGGTACCATTTCTGGTTTCGTTAACTTGTCTGATTTCCTTAAGAGATTTGGTCAACGTAACAGTGCGAATACTTACTTGTCTAAGGTTAGAATGGGTTTGATTGTTTCTATCTTCAACATTGGTTGTGCTATCGGTGGTTTGGTTCTTTCCAAGATCGGTGATGTCTACGGTCGTCGTATTGGTTTGGTTGCTGTCACTGTCATTTATGTCGTTGGTATCTTGATTCAAATCTGTTCTTTCGACAAATGGTACCAATACTTTATCGGTAGAATTATCTCTGGTCTAGGTGTTGGTGGTATCGCTGTTTTGTCTCCAATGTTGATTTCCGAAGTTTCTCCAAAGCAAATTAGAGGTACTCTAGTCTCTTGTTACCAACTGATGATCACTCTAGGTATCTTCTTGGGTTACTGTACTAACTACGGTACCAAGACATACGATGACTCCACTCAATGGAGAGTTGGTCTAGGTCTATGTTTCGCTTGGGCCATCTTCATGATTGCTGCTATGTTCTTCGTTCCAGAATCTCCACGTTACTTAGTTGAAGTTGGTAActtcgaagaagcaaaGCGCTCTCTATCTAGATCCAACAAGGTTTCTGTCGATGATCCAGCTTTGTTGGCTGAATTGGATGCCATTTCCGCTGGTGTGGAAGCTGAAAGATTGGCTGGTAACGCTTCCATCGGTGAATTGTTCTCTACCAAGACCAAGGTTTTCCAACGTTTGATTATGGGTGTCATGTTGCAATCTTTGCAACAATTGACTGGTGACAACTACTTCTTCTACTACGGTACTACCATTTTCAAGTCTGTcggtttgaaagattctttccaaacaTCTATCATTATTGGTGTTGtcaacttcttctctaCTTTCGTTGGTATCTACTGTATCGAAAGATTTGGTCGTCGTACTTGTTTGCTATGGGGTGCCGCTTCCATGGTCTGTTGTTTCGTCGTGTTTGCATCTGTCGGTGTTACGAAGCTATGGCCAGAAGGTCCTAGCCATCAAgatatttcttccaagGGTGCTGGTAACTGTATGATCGTCTTTACCATgtttttcatcttctgttTCGCTACTACCTGGGCTGGTGGTTGTTACGTCATCGTCTCTGAATCTTTCCCATTGAGAGTCAAGTCCAAGGGTATGGCTATTGCTACAGGTGCTAACTGGCTATGgggtttcttgatctctttcttcactccATTCATTACAGGTGCCATCAACTTCTACTACGGTTACGTCTTCATGGGATGTTTGgtcttctccttcttctatgtgttcttctttgttccAGAAACTAAAGGtttgactttggaagaagttaacACCATGTGGCTCGAAGGTGTCCTACCATGGAAGTCTGCTTCTTGGGTTCCACCAGACAGAAGAGGTGCTGACTACAACGCTGAAGAAATGGCTCACGATGATAAGCCAATGTACAAGAGACTTTTCTCCAGAAACTGA